The DNA window TTTTGCCGGCGCATCTGCTGCGGAGAAACGCCTGGCCATGCAATGGTCTACCCAGGTGAACACGGCCTACCGCACGCTGAAAGATCCGCAGTTGCGCGCCGCTTATCTGTGTGGGCTGCGCGGTGCCGCCATCCATGCCGAGCGCAACACGGCGATGCCCACGGCATTCCTGATGCAGCAGATGCAGTGGCGCGAAGCGCTCGACGAAGCGCGCGATGCCGGCGATGCCGCGGCCATCCGTGACCTGCTGCAAACGGTCGAGCAGGCTCGCAGCCAGGCCCTGGCGCAACTCACCGTGCTGCTGGACGGCACCTCGCAAGACGAACAGGCGCGGGCTGCGCTTGAGGCGGCCGAGCAGGTGCGCGTGCTCATGTTCATCGACAGGTTCCGGCAAGACCTCGGTCCGTTCGCCATGCGCGCCGCCAGCCAAGCTCCACAC is part of the Thiomonas sp. X19 genome and encodes:
- the hscB gene encoding Fe-S protein assembly co-chaperone HscB, with translation MPTAAMPQAQGHADFTQDHFTLFGLPQRFALDGAALTQAWRQIQAAVHPDRFAGASAAEKRLAMQWSTQVNTAYRTLKDPQLRAAYLCGLRGAAIHAERNTAMPTAFLMQQMQWREALDEARDAGDAAAIRDLLQTVEQARSQALAQLTVLLDGTSQDEQARAALEAAEQVRVLMFIDRFRQDLGPFAMRAASQAPHPAHPAHPAA